Sequence from the Corallococcus sp. EGB genome:
CGCGTAGAGCATGGGCAGCTCCACGTTCTCCAGCGCGGTGGTGCGCGCCAGCAGGTTGAAGCTCTGGAAGACGAAGCCCAGGGTGCGGTTGCGCACGCGCGCCAGGCCGTCGCGGTCCAGGCGGGCCACCTCGCGGCCGTTGAGCAGGTACTCACCGGAGGTGGGCCGGTCCAGGCAGCCCAGGATGTTCATCAGCGTGGACTTGCCTGAACCGGAGGAGCCCATGATGGAGACGAACTCTCCGGGCTCCACCGTGAAGTCCACGCCGCGCAGGGCCCGCACCTCCACGTCGCCGGACTTGTACACCTTCACCACGTTCTTGAGCTGTATGACGGGGGGTGCCCGCTTCGTGTCCGCGTCCATCTCGCTGCCTCTGTCCCTTCCCCTGCCCTCGATGAGAGTGATTGGACTGGTGCCTAGAACGGGCCGCGGCGCATGCCGCCGCCCATGCCCCGGCCGCCGCCGCCCGGTCCACCGACGGGGCTTCCGCCCGAAGGACCGCCAGAGGACGTCGGGCCCGCCGGCGAGTTCGCCGCGGTGATGACGCGGTCGCCGGCCTTCAATTCACCCTCCACCACCTCCGTGTACGTGCCGTCCGTCATGCCGGTGCGCACGTTCACGGCCACGGGCTGGGGCTTCTGCTCTGGCTGGCGGCGCAGCACGTAGACGGTGCGCATGCCGGCGGGGGCCTGCGGGGCAGGCGCCTGCGCGGGCGCGTTCGCCGACGGCACGGGGCGGTAGCGCAAGGCCGTGTTGGGCACGGACAGGGCCTGGTCCTTCTGCTGCGTGACGATGGTCACGTTGGCCGTCATGCCCGGCTTGAGCTTCATGTCCGGGTTCGGCACGTCGATGACGGCCAGGTAGGTCACCACGTTCTGCACGGTGATGGCCTCATTGCGGATCTGCCGGATGGTGCCCTCGAAGGTCTCCCCCGGGAACGCGTCCACGGTGAAGGTGGCCTTCATGCCGGGCTGCAGCTTGCCCACGTCCGCTTCCGCGATGCTGGTGTTGACCTGCATCTTGCGCAGGTCCTCCGCGATGGTGAAGAGCACGGGGGCCTGGAGGGACGCGGCCACCGTCTGGCCCACGTCCACGCTGCGCGAGATGACGATGCCGTCCGTGGGCGACACGATGGTCGTGTACTTGAGGTTCACCTCCGCCTCGTTGAGCGCGGCCTGCGCCTGGGCCACCGCGCCCTCCGCGGCCGTCACCTCCGCCTGGCCGTTGGCGGCGGCGGACTCGGCGGTCTCCAGCTCGGACTGGGAGATGAACTGCTGGGCGCGCAGCTCGCGCGAGCGCACGGCCTGCTTCTTCGCCACGTCCGCGTTGACGCGCGCCTTCTGGAGGTTCGCGCGCGAGGCCGTCATGTTCGCCTTCGCCCGGTCCAGCGCGGCCTGCACCAGCTGCGGGTCGATTCGGGCGATGACCTGCCCCTTCTTCACCTGCGAGTTGTAGTCGACCATCAGCTCCTGGATGCGACCGGAGACCTGGCTGCCGACCTGCACCGTCACCAGCGCCGCCACGGTGCCGGTGGCGGTCACCTTGGCCGTGAGCTTCCGGGCCTCGGCGGGGGTGGTCTCGTAGGTGACGGCGTCCGCCCGGCTTCCGGCGCGCACGCGCCAGAACACGACAGCGCCCACCACCACCAAGATTCCCAGGATCCAGGCCCAGCGCGGCATGCCCCGCTTGCGGCCTTCGTCCTCTTCCGTCTCCACCGGCGCCAGGGCCGGCGCTTCCCGCGGCATCTCGCTCAAGGCCTTCATGCCCCTATGTCTACGTTTTGAAATGTTGCGGCGAATCTCGTCTCTATTACGAAAGATGACCCACAGCGAGGCGACCGTCCGGTGTGTCCGTGGCCCCCACTCCAGGGAGCACGACGCGCGCGGTGGTGCCCTGGCCGGGCTGACTCTCCAGCGTGAGCTGGCCGTGGTGCGCATCCAGGATGCGGCGCACGAGCGCCAGCCCCAGCCCCACTCCGCCCGTGGTGCGAGCGCGGCTGCGGTCGGTGCGGAAGAACGGCGTGCCCACGCGCGCCAGGTCCTGCGCCTCGATGCCGATGCCCTGGTCCCGCACCTCCACCTGGAGGCCGCCGCCCACGGGCCGGGCGTGCAGCGTCACGGTGGTGCCGGGCTCGGAGTACTTCCCCGCGTTGTCGAGCAGGTTGTCCAACACGCGCCGCAGCAGGACCGGATCCGCCTCCAGGGCGGGCAGCGCGCCGTCCACCTGGACCTCCAGCCGGTGCTTCGGCCGGGCGGTGCGGAAGCGGGCGACGGCCTTGTCCACCAGCGCGTTCGCGTCCACGCGCTCCAGGCGCAAGGGGGGCACGCCGCCGCTCGGGCCCTCCGTCACCAGCTCCAGGCGGGACGCGGTGAGCACGTCCGAGACCAGGCGCTCCAGCTCGGACAGGTCCTCGGTGATGTCGGGCAACAGCTCGCGCGCCGTCTGCGCGTCGCCCTCGGCGGCCAGGTCCAGCGCCACGCGGATCCGGGACAGCGGCGTGCGCAGCTCATGCGACACGTTCGCGAGCAGCTCCTTCTGCGAGCGCAGGAGCTGGGTGATGCGGACGGCCATCTCGTCAAAGGCCTCGGACACCAGGCCCAGCTCGTCCGTGCGGCGCAGGCCCGCGCGCACGTCCAACCGGCCGGCGCCGAACGCGCGAGCCGCGCTGGCCAGCTTCTCCAGCGGGCCCGCGAGCGTGCGCGCGAAGGCGACGGAGGTGATGGCGGTACACGCCAGCACGAGCCCCACGACGATGGCGGTCTGCCGGTCGCCGTCTGGCGGCGGAGGCGGCGGGGGCAGGGATACGGCGGCGTAGACCTGGATGGGGCCCGGGTAGGGGCTCACCACCAGCATGCGGCCCGGGCCGCCACCGGCCCCGGGGAACGGTCCATGCGGGCCGCTGCGGGTGACGCGTGAATTGACGGCGGCGAGGTCCTCCGCGCTGAGCGCGGGCGCGGGGTCCGGCCGCGTGTTGCCGAGCAGCGTCCCGTCCGCGGCGCGCAGGGTGACTCGCATGCCCATGCGCTGCTGGGCGCGGTCGAGCGACGCCTGGAGCGCGTCGGGCTCATCGCGCAGGGCGGACCACTCTTCGACGAAGTAGGACAGCTCGTCATCGAAGCGGTTGCGCCAGGACTCGTTGCGCAGGAGGTCGCGCGCGAGCATGAGGGACACGACCACGAGCAGGATTTGGATGACCCCCACCAGGTAGATGCGGGGGAGCAGGCCCATGGGGAGTCGGAAGAAGCGGCGGCCCTTCACGGGTCGGCCTCGGCCTCGGTGGCCAGCATGTAGCCGGCACCGCGGACCGTCTTGAGCAGGCGCGGGTTGCGGGGGTCCAGCTCCAGCTTCTGGCGGAGGCGGAAGATGTGCACGTCCACGGAGCGGTCGAACACCTCGTCCGCGCTGCCCTTCACCAGGTCGAGCAGCTGCTCGCGGCTGAGGACGCGCCCGGCGCGCTCGGCCAGGACGCGCAGCAGGCTGAACTCGTAGGTGGTGAGGGACAGCGGCTTGCCGTCCAGGGAAGCGCTGAGGCTGCGGGGGTCCAGCACGAGGCGGCCCGCGTGCACGGGGTGGCTGGTGGGGCCCACCTTGCCGCGCGCGCGGCGCACCTGGGCGCGGATGCGGGCCAGCAGCTCACGGGACGAGTAGGGCTTGGGCAGGTAGTCATCCGCGCCGGACTCCAGGCCGAGGACGCGGTCGGCCTCCTCGCCGCGCGCGGTGAGCATGATGATGGGGACGTCGGTGCGGGTGCGCAGCTCGCGGCAGACCTCCAGGCCGTCGCGGCCGGGGAGCATGAGGTCCAGGAGGATGACGTCGAAGGCGTGGCGGGACGTCTGGAGGAGCGCGTCGGTGCCGGAGGCGGAGACCGTGACGATGATGCCGTGCTCCTGGAGGTAGCGGGCGGTGAGCCGCGCCAGGCGTTCATCGTCCTCGACGAGGAGCACCTGGATGGTGGCGTCCTCGGAGGTCGTGGGGCGTGGGGTCGTCTCCATGGGGTCGGTCTCCGCGTGGGGTGCGGACCGGAGGCGAACGAGGCCCGGGCTTCTCTCCGTTAAGTCCGGCCCTCGCGGTCCGCCTCCGGGCCGCGACCTGCAACCTCTCACCCCTACATTTCCAGGGGGCTACAGGCCCATGACGAAATATTACGGACGAAGGCCCGGAGGCACATCCCAGGGGTATCCAGGGGGACGGCCGCAACAGGCCGAAATTCAACCCTCGCCGTATGACCGGGCGAGCGCCCGCCGGTCCACCTTGCCCGCCGGGGTGCGAGGCAGCGCGTCCAGGAGCCGCAGCGTGCGAGGCCGTTTGTAACGGGCCAGCCGGTCCGCGCAGAAGGCCGTCAGCGCCTCCAGGGTGGGCGAGGCGCCGGGCCGGGGGACGACGAGGGCGCGAGGCGTTTCACCCCACTTGGGGTCGGGGACGCCGATGACGGCGACCTCTGCGACGTCGGGGTGGCCGGCGAGGACGCTCTCCACTTCGGAGGGGTGGATGTTCTCGCCGCCGGAGATGATCAGGTCCTTGGCGCGGCCTTCGATGCGGAAGAAGCCCCGGTCATCGCGGGAGGCCAGGTCGCCGGTGTGCAGCCAGCCCTCCACGAAGGTGCGGGCGGTCTCCTCGGGGCGGCGCCAGTAGCCGGCGCACAGGTGGGGCCCACGCAGGAGCAGCTCGCCCACGTCACCGGGGCGCTGTTCGCCGGCGATGCGCGCTTCGACGTGGAAGAGGGGCACGCCGACGAAGCCCGCGTGCGAGCGCATGACGGAGTCGGGGAGGAAGAAGTTGTTGGGGCCGCCCTCGGTGAGGCCGTAGCCGGTGCGGAAGGGGATGCCGCGGGCGAAGAAGCGCTCGAAGACGGGAGCGGGACAGGGGGCGCCGCCGCTGATGAGCAGCTTGAGGCGGGAGAAGTCCACGTCATCGAAGCGGGGATGCCGCTGCATCTCGATGAACATGGTGGGCACGCCGAACACGAGGTTGACGGAGCCCGAGTGGATGAGGCCGAAGGTCTGCTCCACGTCGAAGGCGCGGCACACGACGGAAGCGCCGCCCGCGTACACCAGCGGCAGCGTGAAGACGTTGAGGCCGCCGGTGTGGAACAGGGGCGCGTTGAGCAGCGCCACGTCGTCCTGGGAGAGGCCCCAGCTGACGACGGTGTTCACGGCATTGGCGGTGAGCGAGCCATGCGTGAGCACGGCGGACTTCGGAAGGCCGGTGCTCCCGCCGGTGGAGCAAAGCACCCAGGGGGCATCCGCCTCCAATTCGACGGAGGGCAGGTCTCCGGACAGGGTCTCCCGGGAGCAGAAGAGCGGATCCGCGAGGGGAATCCACCGGGTCGTCAGCCGGGGACGCAGCGCATCGACCTGGGAACGGAAGTCCGGTCCGAAGCAGACGACGGATGGGGCGACGTCGGAGAGCAGGCCATGCAGTTCTTCGACGCCCAGGCGCCAGTTGAGCGGCTGGAGCACGGCGCCCAGCTTGGCGCAGGCGAACACGAGGTCCAGCGTCTCCACGCCATTGAAGGCCAGCACGGAGACGCGGTCTCCCACGCCCACGCCCAGGCCGCGAAGCAGCAGCGCGGTCCGATGGGCGGAGTCATTCCACTCCGCCCACGAGACACGCCGCCCACCCCGGAGCGAATCAACGAGCGCCGTGCGCTCCGGGGCGAGCAAAGCCCGCCGGGCCAGCCAGTCGTGGACGATGGGCATGCGGTTCCAGGCTAGACCACGATGCGCTTCCTGCATCGGACTCTAGCTACTCAATCTGGCTGCTCAATCTGGCTACTCGGTCTGGTATCAGATCTACTCCTGCCCGGGGCGAGCGGCACGATGAAGCGGCCGCCGCCCTGTTGGAGAACGTCCGATGCCTTCCGCTGAGAGTCCCGGGCCGTCCCACAATCCCCATGGGCCTCGACCTCCCCTGCTTTCGCGCGTGACCTTGCGGAATTTCCGCAGCATCGAGGTCTGCGACGTCGCCTTGGGGCCGCTGACGTTCCTCGTGGGCCCCAATGGCTCCGGCAAGAGCAACTTCCTGGATGCGTTGCGGCTCATCACGGATGCCTTGCGGACATCATTGGACCAAGCGCTCCGGACTCGGGGCGGGGCCGCCCTCATCGTGCGCCGTGGATTGAGTGGATCGAGCCAATTCGAGATTCGACTCGACTTCGTGCTGTCCGATGGCACTGCCGGTCACTACTCCGTCTGCATCGCCATCCCCGAAATCGGGGACCATGTGGTTCAAGAGGAGGAATGCGTCGTCGGGCGAGCGAGGTACCACGTTCGGGAAGGACGGATTCTCATTCCTCCTGGCCCCGTCTCCCCCCCCGCCGCGGATGACCGCCTCTACCTGGTCAATGCGTCAGGGCTGCCTGCGTTCCGTCCCATCTTCGACGCGCTTTCGAACATGGGCTTCTACAACCTCAACCCCGATCAGCTTCGAACAGCACAGCCTGCCGACAAGGGAGACTTCCTGCTCCGAGATGGTTCCAATCTCCCAAGTGTCCTGGAACGACTGGAGAAGCGAGACGGCGATGGCAAGAAGCGCGTGGAGGAATATCTGGGAGCCATCGTGCCCGGCCTTTCCAGCGTTGGTCACAAGCGCCTTGAGCACCTGGAAACCTTGCAGTTCCGGCAGCGCATCATGGAGGGGCGAGAAGTCTACGAGCCTTTTCCAGCCATCAGCATGTCCGACGGCACCCTTCGCGCCCTGGGCATCCTCGTCGCGCTGTTCCAAACGCGGGCCGAGCCGCGGATCCAACTCGTGGGCATCGAGGAACCCGAGGTCGCACTTCATCCGGCAGCTTCAGGTGTCCTGCGTGATGCACTCCGAGAGGCGGCCCAGTACGCTCAGGTCATCGTCACCAGTCACAGCCCGGAGTTGCTCGATGCCCCGAGCATCGATAGTGACGAGATTCTCTCAGTAGTAGCGGAGCAGGGTCACAGCCTCATCGCACCAGTCGACAAGGAGACCCGCTCCGCACTGAAGGAGCGGCTCTACACAGTAGGAGAGTTGCTGAAGGCCAACCAGCTGTCTCCCGATCGGCAGGCGATTCCCCAAGCGGATCAACTCCAGCTCTGGGAGCTCGGCACCGAATGAAGCTGGGGCTCATCGTCGAAGGACACGGTGAAGTCATCGCCGCGCCCATCCTCGTCAGGCGACTGACGCAGTGGTTGGCTCCCACGGTCCATCCAGAGGTCCTGCTTCCCCATCGCATTCCACGAGGCCAGCTGGTCAAGGAAGACGAGCTGCGCCGAGCCATCGAGCTGACGGCCCGGAAGGTGGGCGATGCAGGCCGCATCCTCGTCCTGCTGGACGCAGACAAGGACCTGCCCTGCGTGCTCGGGCCCAGGCTCCTGAGCTGGGCACGGGCACGACGCTCCCATCGGACCATCTCCGTGGTCGTCGCGCAGTGTGAATACGAAGCGTGGTTCCTCGCGGCGGCCGAGTCCTTGAGCGGCCAGCGCGGCCTTCCTTCCGTGCTGCGGGCTCCATCCGAACCGGAGAGCATCCGCGACGCGAAGGGCTGGCTCGGAAACCACATGCCCAGCGGCTACAGCGAGACCATCGATCAACCCGCCCTGACCAGCGTCTTCGACCTCGAAGCCGCCCGCCGCGCGGACTCCTTCGACAAGCTCGTCCGGGACATGGGCACGCTGCTGGGCGTCTCCGTCCCACCGCGCCCCTGACCCGCGAAGCACGGGCGCGCCCCAAACGCGCCCGTGCCTCACGTCACGTCATCAATCCCGCGAAACGAAGTGCGCGGAGATCTTGTTCCACACCGCCGGGGTGATGCCCATGCTCAGGTGGTCATAGGCCATGCCCTCCTGCTTCGCGTCGGCGGTCTTCTTCGCGGCCGTCCAGCCCTGGGTCAGCTGGGTCATCGCCGCGATGCTCTCCTCGAAGAGCACGCCGTCGCTGCGCAGCGCGGACGTGGTGGACGTCATGCCGTCCGTCTCGAACGGCTGCGACCCACCCGCCGTGCCGTACAACACGTAGAGCGACGGCAGGCGCGAATCCAGGCCGTGCTCCGCCAGGCGCGTGATGAACTTGCCGCCCATCTCCATCGCCGTGGCCATGCCCAGGCCGTCCATGATGCGGTACTTGCCGTACATCAGCGAGTCGTACGCCTCACGGTTCTGGTTCGTGTTGTACGCGTGGTACGCGAAGCACGGCGAACCCACCGGGTCGAACGCCGTCGTGCGGCACACGCGGTGGTCGCTGGACGCCATGTAGCCCGCCGCGATGAACGGGTTCAGCGGGTTGTAGATGAGCTTCGTGTCCAGCCAGGGGAAGTAGCGGTTCTCGTCCGGATCGATGTTGCTCCACGAGGAGGAGCTGCGGTCCGGAATCGGGTACGAGCCACGCAGGTCATACGCCGCCTGCAGCTGGCCCGGGTACGCCGTCACGTACTTGCCGCTGTCGTTCACGGCGCCGAAGAGGCTCATGTTGTAGTCGTCGAACTTGAACGACGACGCGGACAGCCCCTGGTTCGTGTTCAGCGTCTGCAGCGTGCTCGAGGACACCGGCGTGCCCGTGCTGGACAGGCCCGTGATGTTCGACAGGTAGATGCGGCGGAAGTAGTCCGGCCACGTACCGCCAGAACCCTTGCACACGCTCTCCGCGTAGGGATTCTTGAACCAGGGCGTGTCATAGCCAAACGTCACGCACTGGAACGCGGAGAAGTACGTCCACGGCATCGGGCCACGGCCCACCGGCGCGTTGTCGGCCGTGCTCGCGATGGTCAGCGTGTGGATGGGGTGGCGGAAGTTCAGGTCGATGCCCTTGTGCGGCCCGGACAGCGGCACGTACACGCGCACCGAGTCGTCATACGCCGGCACCTGCGATGCCTGCTCCTTCGCCAGACGCTCGAAGAAGCGCGTCGTGCTGAAGCCGCCCCACGTGGCCGCGTTCTCCAGCCAGGGGTCCACCGCCAGCACGCCCTTGCTCCACGCCACCACGTCCACCCGCGCCACGCCCGGGTGCAGCGCCTTGATGCGCTGCACGGCGTTGGCCACGTGGATGGCGTGGTTGAAGTTGTCGCCGTGGAACGAGCCGAACGTCAGCGCGTACACGCAGCGGCCCTTCGACTCCAGGTCCTGCACCATGCCCGTCAGCTGCGCCGCGCCGCCGTAGGTGCCTCCCGAACCGTTGTTGCCGTTGGGGAACAGCCACACGTTCGCGTCCTGGATGGCGCCGTGCACCAGCAGCGTGGGCGTCAGGTTCACGTTACAGGTGCGCGCCGCGGTGGCCCGCCCCTTGTGCAAGAGGACGAAGCGCGCCTCCGGCTTGGTGGGACCGGGCGTGGGACAGGTGGCCCCGGCCGTCGTGGCACAGCTGTTCCCGTAGTAGAGGTTGAACCCGTTCACCAGCTGCTGGTTCAGCGAACCGAAGTACGTCCTCAGCGGGTAGTCGCTGGACTGGTACGTGTCCTGGTCCCGCAGCTTCAGCGTGCGCGGGTTGTAGTACTCCGTGCGGAAGCGCTGACGGCCCTCCAGCAGCTCGATCTGCCCCCAGGACCACGAGGGGGGCGTGTACGTGCCCACCACGCGGTAGTTGCCGGTGAAGTTGGTGGGGATGGCGTCGAAGTACGGCGCCAGGTCCGCGTCCAGCGGAGCCTCGGCCGTCCCGAGGGCCTCCTGCGCCTGAGGTGCTTCCGCGGGGTTCTCAGCCCCGCAACCTGCCATCAGCAATGCGGCCGTGAGCGACAAACTCCAGGTGCTTCGCATGCGGACCTCCGGGTGGTGAAGGGTGCGGCGACAGCGGACTGCGACAGGGGAAGAGGACGCACGGGACACACGAAGGGCCCCAGGGGCTCCCCGGAAAGGCCCTCGCGTGACTCACCGCGCGTCAGGAACGGCTAGCGGGCGTGCTCGCGCAGGAACGGGACGAGCAGGTCGTGGAACTCCTGCGTCTTCTCCAGGTGCGGGCTGTGGCCCGTGTCCGGGAGGACGACCTCGCGGTAGCGGCCGCCGTTGGCCTTGTAGCGCTCCATGACCTTGCGCATCTGCGACACCATGGGCTGCGGCGGATAGACCTCGTCCCCGGGCCAGCCCGGGACCACGCCCAGCTTGCCCAGGAAGCCGAAGTCGAAGAGCGACGTGTCGGAGACGATGGCGTCCTCCGCGCCGCGGATCCACAGCACGTCCGGCCCGTTCGCCAGCGTCGCGAAGGAGGCGGTGTTGTAGAAGGCGGGCGCCATGGCGTTGTTCATGCCCGTGGTGCCCGGCGCCACGCCCGGCCAGTTCGGCGACTTCGTGAAGTTGCCCGGGTACAGCTCGTCGGACACGTGCGTATCCAGCACGGAGTCCAGGAGCATCTCCTCGTCCGGGTGACGGAACGGCGGCTTCACGTAGCAGCCGTTCATCACGTTGCGCGGCGACGTCTGCGACTCCGTGGAGCGGTCCTTCGTCTTCAGCCGCTGCACGAAGTCCGGGTTGGCCGTGCCGCCGCCGGAGCCCGCGAAGTCCGCCCAGCACGGCGTTCCGTCCGCGTCCTTCGTGCCGCCGAAGCCGTAGGGCGACAGCGGCGCCTCCACCACCAGGCCGGCCACCCGCTCCGGATGGTCGATGGACAGCTGCATCACCATGCCCGCGCCCGCCGAGTGCGCCACGAACACCGCGCGCTTCAGGGACAGCGCGTCCATCAGCGCCGCCAGGTCGTCGCTGAAGTCGCGCATGCCGCGCGTGGCGTTGATGGTCTTCTCCTCGGTGTGGCCATAGCCGCGCATGTCCGGCGCGATGCCCCGGAAGCCCTGGGGCAGCGTCTTCATCAGCGACTCGAAGAACGCGGACGAGGAACAGTTGCCGTGCACGAAGATGACCGGAAAGCCGTCCTCGCCCACGAGCCGCGCGCGCACCCGGAGCCGCTGCGTGGGGATGTCGCGGATCTCGACCTTCCTGGATGAATCAGCCATGTGCGCGCTCCTCTTGGTGTTGCTTGAACTTGAAAGAAGGAAACCCGTGGGTCACGAAGCGGCCCGAGCGTCCGCGGCGCTGGCCGCCTCGCGCAGCTCGCGCTTGAGAATCTTCCCGGCGGCGGACACCGGCAGGGACCTCACCAGCTCCACCCGCTTGGGGACCTTGAAGCGCGCCACCCGGCCCTTGAGGTGCTCGAGCAGCGCGTCCGCCGAGGCCTCGGCCCCCGGCTTGAGCACCACGTAGGCCCGGCCGCACTCGCCCCACTTCGCGTCCGGCACGCCCACCACCGCGCACTGCTGCACGGCGGGGTGCTCGTAGAGGACGGTCTCCAGCTCCAGCGGGTACACGTTCTCTCCGCCGGAGATGAACATGTCCTTCTTGCGGCCCGCGATGGTGAAGAAGCCATCCGCGTCCACGCGCGCCAGGTCCCCGGTGTGGAACCAGCCGTCCGCGCTGATGGCCTCCTTCGTGGCGGCGTCGTCCTCGAAGTAGCCGGAGCACATGGAGGGGCCCTTCAGCACCAGCTCCCCCACCTCGCCCACCGGCACCGCATTGCCGGCGTCGTCCACCAGCTTCGCGTCGATGAAGTAGTTGGGCCGGCCAATGGAGCCCGCCTTGGACACCGCGAACTCCGGCCCCATGCTGAAGATGCCCGGGCCGAACTCCGTCATGCCGAAGCCCTGCTTGAAGGGCACCGGGTGCACCGCCTGCCACGCCTGCAAGAGCGGCACCGGCAGGGGCGCGCCGCCGCTGGTGACGAAGCGCACGGAGGAGAAGTCCGTCCCCTTCCAGCGCGGCGAATCCATCAGCTGCTGGTACTGCGTGGGCACCGCGAAGAAGAGCGTCACCTTCTCCTTCGCCACCAGGCCCAGCATCTCGTCCGGATCCCACCGGCGCATCAGCACCACGGTGCCGCCCACGGTGAGCAGGGGCAGCGTGTAGACGAGCAGCCCGCCCGTGTGGAACAGCGGCGTGTGCGTCACCGTCACGTCGCCCTGACGGATTTCGTGCACCAGCGTGTTGAGCGTGTTCCACGCCACCATGCGGTACGAAATCCTGGCGCCCTTGGAACGGCCGGTGGTGCCGCCGGTGAAGAGCAGGCAGAGGATGTCCTCCTCGCTCACCGCCGCGTTCGTGACAGGGGCCGGGGGCGCGTACGCCACGGCCTTCTCGTACGGAGCCGCGCCCGGCAGGCCCTGCGCCTCCAGCGACACCAGCCGCAGGCCGTCCCCCACGTGCTCGCGAACCTGGGCCACCGCGTCCTTGAAGTCGTCCCCGAACAGGAGCACGCGCGGGTGGATGGCGCGCACGCCCTCCGTCAGCTCCGCCGCGTGCAGCCGCCAGTTGTAGGGCACGAAGATGGCGCCCAGCTTCCCGCACGCGAACAGCGTGTCCAGGTACTCCACGCCGTTGTGCGCGACGATGGCCACGCGGTCGCCACGCTGCACGCCGGCCACGTCCCGCAGCCAGCCCGCGAGCGCGTTGGCGCGCGCGTTCATCTGCCGGTACGTGAAGCGGCCCGCGTCCCTGCGGGCCACGTCCACCACGGCCACCGCGTCCGGCCAGTAGAGGGCACCCCGCCCCATCCAGTCTCCGATGAACATGCGAAGAACTCCTGTCTGAATGAGGCGGGGTGTTGGGGGGAACTAAGCCGTCCAGCGGTA
This genomic interval carries:
- a CDS encoding efflux RND transporter periplasmic adaptor subunit, encoding MKALSEMPREAPALAPVETEEDEGRKRGMPRWAWILGILVVVGAVVFWRVRAGSRADAVTYETTPAEARKLTAKVTATGTVAALVTVQVGSQVSGRIQELMVDYNSQVKKGQVIARIDPQLVQAALDRAKANMTASRANLQKARVNADVAKKQAVRSRELRAQQFISQSELETAESAAANGQAEVTAAEGAVAQAQAALNEAEVNLKYTTIVSPTDGIVISRSVDVGQTVAASLQAPVLFTIAEDLRKMQVNTSIAEADVGKLQPGMKATFTVDAFPGETFEGTIRQIRNEAITVQNVVTYLAVIDVPNPDMKLKPGMTANVTIVTQQKDQALSVPNTALRYRPVPSANAPAQAPAPQAPAGMRTVYVLRRQPEQKPQPVAVNVRTGMTDGTYTEVVEGELKAGDRVITAANSPAGPTSSGGPSGGSPVGGPGGGGRGMGGGMRRGPF
- a CDS encoding HAMP domain-containing sensor histidine kinase — encoded protein: MKGRRFFRLPMGLLPRIYLVGVIQILLVVVSLMLARDLLRNESWRNRFDDELSYFVEEWSALRDEPDALQASLDRAQQRMGMRVTLRAADGTLLGNTRPDPAPALSAEDLAAVNSRVTRSGPHGPFPGAGGGPGRMLVVSPYPGPIQVYAAVSLPPPPPPPDGDRQTAIVVGLVLACTAITSVAFARTLAGPLEKLASAARAFGAGRLDVRAGLRRTDELGLVSEAFDEMAVRITQLLRSQKELLANVSHELRTPLSRIRVALDLAAEGDAQTARELLPDITEDLSELERLVSDVLTASRLELVTEGPSGGVPPLRLERVDANALVDKAVARFRTARPKHRLEVQVDGALPALEADPVLLRRVLDNLLDNAGKYSEPGTTVTLHARPVGGGLQVEVRDQGIGIEAQDLARVGTPFFRTDRSRARTTGGVGLGLALVRRILDAHHGQLTLESQPGQGTTARVVLPGVGATDTPDGRLAVGHLS
- a CDS encoding response regulator transcription factor, coding for METTPRPTTSEDATIQVLLVEDDERLARLTARYLQEHGIIVTVSASGTDALLQTSRHAFDVILLDLMLPGRDGLEVCRELRTRTDVPIIMLTARGEEADRVLGLESGADDYLPKPYSSRELLARIRAQVRRARGKVGPTSHPVHAGRLVLDPRSLSASLDGKPLSLTTYEFSLLRVLAERAGRVLSREQLLDLVKGSADEVFDRSVDVHIFRLRQKLELDPRNPRLLKTVRGAGYMLATEAEADP
- a CDS encoding long-chain fatty acid--CoA ligase; translation: MPIVHDWLARRALLAPERTALVDSLRGGRRVSWAEWNDSAHRTALLLRGLGVGVGDRVSVLAFNGVETLDLVFACAKLGAVLQPLNWRLGVEELHGLLSDVAPSVVCFGPDFRSQVDALRPRLTTRWIPLADPLFCSRETLSGDLPSVELEADAPWVLCSTGGSTGLPKSAVLTHGSLTANAVNTVVSWGLSQDDVALLNAPLFHTGGLNVFTLPLVYAGGASVVCRAFDVEQTFGLIHSGSVNLVFGVPTMFIEMQRHPRFDDVDFSRLKLLISGGAPCPAPVFERFFARGIPFRTGYGLTEGGPNNFFLPDSVMRSHAGFVGVPLFHVEARIAGEQRPGDVGELLLRGPHLCAGYWRRPEETARTFVEGWLHTGDLASRDDRGFFRIEGRAKDLIISGGENIHPSEVESVLAGHPDVAEVAVIGVPDPKWGETPRALVVPRPGASPTLEALTAFCADRLARYKRPRTLRLLDALPRTPAGKVDRRALARSYGEG
- a CDS encoding AAA family ATPase, with the translated sequence MTLRNFRSIEVCDVALGPLTFLVGPNGSGKSNFLDALRLITDALRTSLDQALRTRGGAALIVRRGLSGSSQFEIRLDFVLSDGTAGHYSVCIAIPEIGDHVVQEEECVVGRARYHVREGRILIPPGPVSPPAADDRLYLVNASGLPAFRPIFDALSNMGFYNLNPDQLRTAQPADKGDFLLRDGSNLPSVLERLEKRDGDGKKRVEEYLGAIVPGLSSVGHKRLEHLETLQFRQRIMEGREVYEPFPAISMSDGTLRALGILVALFQTRAEPRIQLVGIEEPEVALHPAASGVLRDALREAAQYAQVIVTSHSPELLDAPSIDSDEILSVVAEQGHSLIAPVDKETRSALKERLYTVGELLKANQLSPDRQAIPQADQLQLWELGTE
- a CDS encoding DUF4276 family protein; amino-acid sequence: MKLGLIVEGHGEVIAAPILVRRLTQWLAPTVHPEVLLPHRIPRGQLVKEDELRRAIELTARKVGDAGRILVLLDADKDLPCVLGPRLLSWARARRSHRTISVVVAQCEYEAWFLAAAESLSGQRGLPSVLRAPSEPESIRDAKGWLGNHMPSGYSETIDQPALTSVFDLEAARRADSFDKLVRDMGTLLGVSVPPRP
- a CDS encoding triacylglycerol lipase; its protein translation is MRSTWSLSLTAALLMAGCGAENPAEAPQAQEALGTAEAPLDADLAPYFDAIPTNFTGNYRVVGTYTPPSWSWGQIELLEGRQRFRTEYYNPRTLKLRDQDTYQSSDYPLRTYFGSLNQQLVNGFNLYYGNSCATTAGATCPTPGPTKPEARFVLLHKGRATAARTCNVNLTPTLLVHGAIQDANVWLFPNGNNGSGGTYGGAAQLTGMVQDLESKGRCVYALTFGSFHGDNFNHAIHVANAVQRIKALHPGVARVDVVAWSKGVLAVDPWLENAATWGGFSTTRFFERLAKEQASQVPAYDDSVRVYVPLSGPHKGIDLNFRHPIHTLTIASTADNAPVGRGPMPWTYFSAFQCVTFGYDTPWFKNPYAESVCKGSGGTWPDYFRRIYLSNITGLSSTGTPVSSSTLQTLNTNQGLSASSFKFDDYNMSLFGAVNDSGKYVTAYPGQLQAAYDLRGSYPIPDRSSSSWSNIDPDENRYFPWLDTKLIYNPLNPFIAAGYMASSDHRVCRTTAFDPVGSPCFAYHAYNTNQNREAYDSLMYGKYRIMDGLGMATAMEMGGKFITRLAEHGLDSRLPSLYVLYGTAGGSQPFETDGMTSTTSALRSDGVLFEESIAAMTQLTQGWTAAKKTADAKQEGMAYDHLSMGITPAVWNKISAHFVSRD